In a single window of the Allobranchiibius huperziae genome:
- a CDS encoding beta-ketoacyl-ACP reductase yields the protein MSEPRRVLVTGGNRGIGAAIATAFAQAGDHVVITSRTGDGPDGVQAVPCDVTSAEQVDAAFTQAEELLGGPIEVVVANAGITHDTLLMRMSDDDFSSVLDTNLTGAFRCARRASKGMLKLKRGRIIFISSVVGLYGAPGQANYAASKAGLVGLARSITRELGKRGITANVVAPGFIDTDMTRALPDKQQAEYLAAIPAGRFAEPEEVARVVRFLASDDAAYISGAVVPVDGGLGMGH from the coding sequence ATGAGCGAGCCCCGCAGGGTCCTGGTCACCGGTGGCAACCGCGGTATCGGAGCCGCGATCGCCACCGCGTTCGCGCAGGCCGGTGACCACGTGGTCATCACCTCGCGAACCGGCGACGGACCGGACGGCGTACAGGCCGTGCCGTGCGACGTGACCTCGGCCGAGCAGGTGGATGCGGCGTTCACGCAGGCCGAGGAACTCCTGGGCGGGCCCATCGAGGTCGTGGTGGCCAACGCCGGCATCACGCACGACACCCTGCTCATGCGGATGAGCGACGACGACTTCTCCTCCGTGCTCGACACCAACCTGACCGGTGCGTTCCGCTGTGCGCGACGTGCCAGCAAGGGAATGCTGAAGCTCAAGCGCGGCCGGATCATCTTCATCTCCAGTGTGGTCGGGCTCTACGGCGCGCCAGGCCAGGCCAACTACGCGGCGTCCAAGGCTGGTCTCGTGGGTCTGGCGCGCTCCATCACCCGCGAGCTCGGCAAGCGCGGCATCACCGCGAACGTCGTCGCCCCGGGCTTCATCGACACCGACATGACCCGTGCGCTGCCGGACAAGCAGCAGGCGGAGTATCTGGCCGCCATCCCCGCCGGCCGGTTCGCCGAGCCGGAGGAGGTCGCCCGGGTCGTGCGCTTCCTCGCGAGCGACGACGCGGCGTACATCAGCGGAGCGGTCGTCCCGGTGGACGGCGGCCTCGGGATGGGTCACTAA
- a CDS encoding DUF3099 domain-containing protein gives MPRGKEIPSVASATNLPPSAKGDQTSRMRKYLFSMGIRTTCFILAVILTGPARWVCVGLAVVLPYIAVVIANATNRRRVDALGSVAPGKQIPRLEEKHQTPL, from the coding sequence ATGCCCCGAGGCAAGGAAATCCCATCCGTTGCATCGGCGACCAATCTGCCCCCGTCCGCCAAAGGCGACCAGACCTCGCGGATGCGCAAATACCTATTCTCCATGGGCATTCGCACCACCTGCTTCATATTGGCCGTGATCCTGACCGGTCCCGCGCGCTGGGTGTGCGTCGGGCTGGCGGTGGTGCTCCCCTACATCGCGGTCGTCATCGCGAACGCCACGAACCGCCGTCGTGTCGACGCGCTCGGGTCGGTGGCCCCCGGGAAGCAGATCCCCCGGCTGGAAGAGAAGCACCAGACACCGCTGTGA